A region of Solanum dulcamara chromosome 7, daSolDulc1.2, whole genome shotgun sequence DNA encodes the following proteins:
- the LOC129896832 gene encoding double-stranded RNA-binding protein 4-like: MEFPKFTSIPPAQVMYKNQLQEYTQKNVKQLPIYQTVNEGFPHAPKFRSKVLVDGSEYESKSTHPTKKEAEQAAAKIAYECIHNKIDAKDISLIYKEPMLCKSILYEFAVKKNLDRPIYNTRYTEGPSSVYICHLMLGGKTYKGELAGSKQMAKQVAAQAAIESLLETDAGTLYQIIMSKNKCHPSMQTRMDTDFSKKMLAKCSGNLQGQKASIERAVACFNTDGIVGSSGSGPKSKTETKNWEWNKMRRFGN, encoded by the exons ATGGAGTTTCCAAAATTTACTTCCA TTCCTCCGGCACAAGTGATGTACAAGAATCAACTACAAGagtacacacaaaaaaatgtcAAACAACTCCCAATTTATCAAACAGTTAATGAAGGTTTTCCACATGCCCCAAAGTTCAGATCAAAGGTATTGGTTGATGGATCCGAATATGAATCCAAGTCGACCCATCCCACGAAGAAAGAAGCTGAGCAGGCAGCAGCAAAAATAGCTTATGAATGCATTCACAACAAAATTGATGCAAAAGATATTTCACTTATTTACAAG GAACCCATGTTGTGCAAATCTATTCTCTATGAATTTGCTGTCAAGAAGAATCTGGATAGGCCTATATATAACACTAGATATACAGAAGGGCCAAGCTCAGTTTATATTTGTCACTTGATGTTGGGAGGCAAAACTTACAAAGGTGAGTTAGCTGGGAGCAAGCAAATGGCAAAGCAAGTAGCTGCTCAAGCTGCGATTGAATCACTCTTAG AAACTGATGCAGGAACTCTTTACCAGATCATCATGTCCAAAAATAAGTGTCATCCTAGTATGCAAACCAGAATGGATACTGACTTTAGTAAGAAAATGTTGGCTAAATGCTCTG GCAATTTACAAGGCCAAAAAGCAAGCATTGAG AGAGCAGTTGCTTGTTTCAACACTGATGGCATAGTTGGTAGCTCTGGAAGTGGACCAAAGAGTAAAACCGAAACCAAGAACTGGGAATGGAACAAAATGAGAAGATTTGGCAACTGA
- the LOC129896830 gene encoding pentatricopeptide repeat-containing protein At4g02750, producing MCFRRFHSTCSRLLLNEPASHLKEELPRTKLAGGKPPVKAAKASSSDIVQWNRYITQHMRQGECDSALSLFNSMPTKSCVSWNAMISGYLLNGKLDLAQKLFDEMPHRDLVSWNIMLSGYIKNKNFGAAKILFDQMPVRDVVSWNALLSGYAQNGYVDDARSIFLMMPVKNDISWNGLLATYVQNGRIEEARKLFESKVNWPLVSWNCLLGGYLRKRMLPQAKVLFDRMPVKDQVSWNTIISCYAQNDDLEEARKLFDESPNKDVFTWTSMLSGYVQNGMVDEARRIFNEMPEKNEVSWNAMIAGYVQSNRMDLAREFFEAMPCKNVSSWNTMITGYAQNGDITHARNLFDCMPNRDCISWAAIIAGYAQSGNSEEALHMFVQMKRDGGRINRSAFTCVLSTSADIAAFEFGKQIHGRLVKAGYHTGCYVGNALLSMYCKCGSIDEAYDVFEEIAEKDAVSWNTMIIGYARHGFGKQALRQFKSMKEAGIRPDDVTMVGVLSACGHTGLIDKGMEHFYSMGRVYGIATNPRHYTCMIDLLGRAGRLDDAQNLMKDMPCEPDAATWGALLGASRIHGNIELGEKAAEMIFRLEPWNAGMYVLLSNLYAASGRWRDVSKMRLKMRDTGVRKMPGYSWVEVQNQIHLFSVGDTMHPDSKRIYAFLEELELLMKQEGYVSATKLVLHDVDEEEKAHMLKYHSEKLAVAFAILNVPSGRSIRVMKNLRVCGDCHTAIKLISKIVGRLIIVRDSNRFHHFSEGVCTCGDYW from the exons ATGTGCTTCAGAAGATTCCACAGCACTTGTTCGCGTTTACTTCTGAACGAACCGGCTAGCCATCTCAAAGAAGAATTGCCACGCACCAAATTAGCTGGCGGTAAACCACCGGTGAAGGCGGCGAAAGCCAGTAGCTCAGATATAGTGCAATGGAATAGGTATATCACCCAACACATGCGTCAAGGAGAATGCGATTCAGCATTGAGCTTATTCAACTCTATGCCTACAAAGTCCTGTGTATCGTGGAACGCAATGATTTCTGGTTACTTATTGAATGGCAAACTGGACCTCGCTCAGAAGCTGTTTGACGAAATGCCTCACAGAGACTTGGTTTCCTGGAACATTATGCTTAGTGGGTACATTAAGAATAAGAATTTTGGGGCAGCTAAGATTTTGTTTGATCAAATGCCTGTTAGAGATGTTGTGTCGTGGAATGCATTGCTTTCCGGGTATGCACAGAATGGGTATGTTGATGATGCTAGAAGTATCTTTCTCATGATGCCTGTGAAGAATGATATCTCTTGGAATGGACTTCTCGCTACGTATGTTCAGAATGGGAGGATTGAGGAGGCCAGGAAATTGTTTGAGTCAAAGGTTAATTGGCCGTTGGTTTCTTGGAATTGCTTGTTGGGTGGGTATTTGAGAAAGAGGATGTTGCCCCAGGCAAAAGTGCTCTTCGATAGAATGCCTGTTAAGGATCAGGTCTCATGGAACACGATAATCTCTTGTTATGCCCAGAATGATGATTTGGAGGAAGCGAGGAAGTTATTCGATGAGTCACCTAATAAAGATGTGTTTACATGGACTTCAATGCTTTCTGGTTATGTACAGAATGGGATGGTAGATGAGGCTAGGAGGATCTTCAATGAGATGCCTGAAAAGAATGAGGTTTCATGGAATGCAATGATTGCAGGATATGTGCAGTCTAATAGGATGGACTTGGCGAGGGAATTCTTTGAGGCAATGCCCTGTAAGAACGTCAGCTCTTGGAACACAATGATAACAGGTTATGCTCAAAATGGGGATATAACTCATGCCAGAAATTTGTTTGATTGTATGCCTAATCGTGATTGCATCTCTTGGGCAGCAATTATTGCTGGGTATGCTCAAAGTGGCAACAGTGAGGAGGCATTGCACATGTTTGTTCAAATGAAGAGAGATGGTGGGAGGATAAATAGGTCGGCATTTACTTGTGTTTTGAGTACATCTGCTGACATTGCTGCATTCGAGTTCGGAAAGCAAATACATGGACGACTTGTCAAGGCTGGATATCACACTGGGTGTTATGTAGGAAATGCACTCCTATCAATGTACTGTAAGTGTGGAAGTATTGACGAGGCATATGACGTGTTCGAGGAGATAGCGGAGAAGGATGCTGTCTCTTGGAACACTATGATCATCGGTTATGCAAGGCATGGTTTTGGCAAACAAGCTCTTAGACAATTCAAATCAATGAAAGAAGCGGGTATCAGACCTGATGATGTCACCATG GTTGGTGTATTATCTGCTTGCGGCCATACCGGCTTGATTGACAAGGGCATGGAACACTTTTACTCAATGGGTCGAGTTTATGGAATAGCTACAAATCCCAGGCATTATACTTGCATGATTGACCTTCTGGGTCGAGCTGGGCGACTGGATGATGCTCAAAATCTAATGAAGGACATGCCTTGTGAACCAGATGCTGCTACTTGGGGTGCTCTCCTTGGGGCAAGTAGGATTCACGGAAACATTGAATTAGGAGAAAAGGCTGCTGAAATGATTTTCAGATTAGAGCCTTGGAATGCAGGGATGTATGTCCTTCTCTCAAATTTATATGCAGCTTCTGGCAGATGGCGTGACGTTAGCAAGATGAGATTAAAAATGAGGGATACAGGTGTAAGGAAAATGCCTGGTTACAGCTGGGTTGAGGTGCAAAATCAGATACATCTTTTTTCAGTTGGTGATACCATGCATCCAGACAGCAAGAGAATATATGCTTTCTTGGAAGAGTTAGAATTACTAATGAAGCAGGAGGGTTATGTCTCTGCCACGAAATTGGTCCTGCATGATGTGGATGAAGAGGAGAAGGCGCACATGCTCAAGTATCATAGCGAAAAATTAGCCGTTGCCTTTGCAATTCTAAATGTACCATCTGGGAGATCAATTCGTGTGATGAAAAATTTAAGGGTTTGTGGAGATTGTCATACTGCAATCAAACTCATATCAAAGATTGTGGGTAGATTGATTATTGTTCGGGATAGTAATCGTTTTCATCACTTCAGTGAAGGTGTTTGTACCTGTGGAGACTATTGGTAG